From one Aquicella lusitana genomic stretch:
- the mfd gene encoding transcription-repair coupling factor: MSNANLFHPPLPQQAGERLHWKNLYGASTGLALAQVIAERKQPFLIIAQDSLAVSHLIDELQFFGNAAETLLTFPDWETLPYDHFSPHQDIISERLSALYRIPTLGTGAIITTVSTLMHSLPPSDFLEGHSFLLKLGDLLNIDILRTRLTKAGYHAVSQVREHGEFAIRGSIIDLFPMGSRTPFRIDLFDNEVDSIRVFSPDTQRSLEKLTEIRLLPAKEFPLTENAIEHFRQAWRSQFGGNPLKSPIYQDISEGICSPGIEYYLPLFFDKTATLFDYLPDNTCVVSIGDLEAKAVEFWQEIEMRYEQGRHDTSRPLLSPKSLFVSAQSLKLSLRDYPQISINHHEIKDTYTFATEAAPSLDIDHKATQPLAALQKFAADYPGRLLFCAETAGRREVLLQLFRTISLSPTYFHSWREFLASDKTRGIVVAPLEEGFCLSDLALTLLTETQLYGKRVMQRRLRKKSVQDPDALIRDLTELQIDDPVVHIDHGVGRYRGLQTLKVGDQVAEFLCLEYQGGDKLYVPVASLHLISRYTGTDLEHTPINKLGTENWQRAKRKAAEKVRDVAAELLDLYAKRAARPGHKYTLPDEQYAAFAAAFPFEETPDQLQAIEQVFNDMTSDKPMDRVICGDVGFGKTEVALRAAFLAVQNGKQVALLVPTTLLAQQHFQNFQDRFADWPIQVEMLSRFRTGKEQKNILQRMENGKIDIIIGTHKLLQQDIKFKSLGLVIIDEEHRFGVKQKEKLKALRTTIDMLTLTATPIPRTMNMALSGIRDLSVIATPPARRLSVKTFVHEYNDAIIQEAIQREIMRGGQVYFLHNDITTINKKAEEISTLVHEARPTVAHGQMHERELERVMSEFYHRHFNVLVCSTIIESGIDVPTANTIIINRADKFGLAQLHQLRGRVGRSHHQAYAYLLIPSREHITDHAAKRLDAIAALDDLGIGFTLATHDLEIRGAGELLGEEQSGEMQEIGFTLYMDLLSRAVDALKAGKEPDFDKSLLHQGSEIDLHLTALIPENYLGDVQLRLQFYKRIATAKETAELDEIQVEMIDRFGLLPDQLKNLFALTELKLKAEKLGIIKLEAGEKGGKFEFSERPQVKPETIIRLIQTKPQQYRLDGPTRLRFTLDTHEPKERIGRVEKLLDELFD; encoded by the coding sequence ATGTCTAACGCCAACCTATTTCATCCGCCGCTGCCTCAACAAGCCGGCGAGCGACTGCATTGGAAAAACCTTTATGGTGCAAGCACCGGCCTTGCGCTCGCCCAGGTTATTGCTGAGCGCAAGCAACCTTTTCTCATCATTGCGCAAGATAGCCTGGCTGTTTCGCATCTTATTGATGAATTGCAATTTTTTGGAAACGCAGCGGAAACATTGCTTACGTTCCCTGATTGGGAAACACTGCCTTATGATCATTTTTCTCCCCATCAGGACATCATTTCCGAGCGGTTATCTGCACTCTACCGTATTCCGACGCTTGGTACAGGCGCCATCATCACCACCGTCTCAACGCTCATGCACAGCCTGCCGCCCAGCGATTTCCTCGAAGGGCACAGCTTTCTCCTCAAACTGGGCGATCTCTTGAATATTGATATTCTCAGAACACGGCTGACGAAGGCAGGTTATCATGCTGTCAGCCAGGTGAGGGAACACGGCGAATTTGCTATCCGGGGATCAATTATTGATCTCTTTCCCATGGGCAGCAGAACCCCTTTTCGTATTGATCTCTTCGATAATGAAGTCGATTCCATACGCGTGTTTTCACCAGACACGCAGCGCTCCCTGGAAAAATTGACTGAAATACGCTTATTGCCCGCTAAGGAATTTCCGCTAACCGAGAACGCCATCGAGCATTTCAGACAGGCTTGGCGCAGCCAGTTTGGCGGCAATCCGCTCAAATCGCCCATTTATCAGGATATCAGTGAAGGAATATGCTCACCCGGCATCGAATATTATTTACCGCTATTTTTTGATAAAACAGCCACGCTTTTTGATTATCTCCCTGATAACACCTGCGTTGTCAGCATAGGCGATTTAGAAGCAAAGGCGGTTGAGTTCTGGCAAGAAATTGAAATGCGATATGAGCAGGGCCGACATGATACATCAAGACCGCTGCTTTCACCCAAGTCTCTTTTTGTTTCTGCACAATCGCTTAAATTGTCGCTGCGTGATTATCCACAAATCAGTATCAATCATCATGAAATAAAGGACACTTATACCTTCGCGACCGAGGCTGCGCCCTCTCTCGATATTGATCACAAAGCGACTCAACCGCTTGCTGCACTGCAAAAATTTGCTGCGGACTACCCAGGCCGCCTGCTATTTTGTGCAGAAACTGCGGGAAGACGCGAGGTTCTTTTACAGCTTTTCCGGACAATTTCACTCTCACCTACTTATTTTCATTCCTGGCGGGAATTTTTAGCAAGTGACAAAACTCGCGGCATTGTCGTCGCGCCGCTAGAAGAAGGCTTTTGTCTTAGCGATCTCGCACTGACCCTGCTCACAGAGACGCAGCTGTATGGCAAACGCGTTATGCAACGGCGTCTGCGAAAAAAATCAGTGCAAGATCCTGACGCTCTTATCCGCGATCTCACGGAATTACAAATCGATGACCCCGTCGTACACATTGATCATGGCGTTGGCCGTTACCGCGGCCTGCAAACATTAAAAGTGGGCGACCAAGTCGCGGAGTTCTTATGCCTAGAATATCAAGGTGGCGACAAATTATATGTGCCAGTTGCATCACTGCACCTGATTAGCCGCTACACCGGCACAGACCTAGAACATACGCCTATTAATAAATTGGGTACAGAAAACTGGCAGCGTGCCAAACGTAAAGCGGCAGAAAAAGTACGAGATGTAGCGGCCGAGCTGCTCGACTTGTATGCCAAACGCGCAGCCCGGCCAGGACATAAATATACGCTTCCGGATGAACAATATGCTGCTTTTGCTGCAGCATTTCCTTTTGAAGAAACACCCGATCAGCTGCAAGCCATCGAGCAAGTGTTTAACGATATGACCTCTGATAAGCCCATGGACAGAGTCATTTGCGGCGATGTGGGTTTCGGCAAAACGGAAGTCGCCCTGCGCGCCGCGTTCCTCGCCGTGCAAAACGGCAAGCAGGTAGCCTTATTGGTACCCACCACACTGCTAGCACAGCAGCATTTCCAGAATTTCCAAGACCGCTTTGCTGACTGGCCTATCCAGGTTGAGATGTTGTCGCGGTTTCGAACCGGCAAGGAACAGAAAAATATTTTGCAGCGCATGGAAAATGGAAAAATCGATATTATCATTGGCACACACAAGCTATTACAGCAAGATATTAAATTTAAATCCCTGGGCCTTGTCATTATTGACGAGGAACATCGGTTTGGCGTAAAGCAAAAAGAAAAATTGAAGGCGCTACGCACGACCATTGACATGCTTACTCTTACGGCTACACCTATTCCGCGCACCATGAACATGGCTTTGTCCGGCATTCGCGACTTGTCTGTGATAGCCACACCACCTGCCCGCCGGTTATCCGTTAAAACATTTGTCCATGAATACAACGATGCCATTATACAGGAAGCGATCCAGCGCGAAATCATGCGCGGCGGGCAAGTTTACTTTTTGCATAACGACATCACCACGATCAATAAAAAAGCCGAGGAAATTTCAACATTGGTACATGAAGCGCGACCTACTGTCGCACATGGACAAATGCATGAACGTGAGCTGGAACGCGTGATGTCTGAATTTTATCATCGTCATTTCAATGTACTTGTCTGCTCCACCATCATTGAAAGCGGTATCGATGTTCCTACCGCTAACACGATTATTATTAATCGTGCTGACAAATTTGGCCTGGCTCAATTGCATCAATTGCGTGGCCGCGTGGGACGTTCGCATCATCAGGCTTATGCTTATCTCTTAATTCCTTCCCGGGAGCATATCACCGATCACGCTGCCAAACGGCTCGATGCCATTGCCGCCCTGGACGATTTGGGCATCGGGTTTACACTGGCCACGCATGATCTTGAAATTCGCGGCGCAGGTGAATTACTAGGCGAAGAACAAAGCGGCGAAATGCAGGAAATCGGCTTTACGCTTTATATGGATTTACTATCCCGGGCTGTGGATGCATTGAAAGCGGGTAAAGAGCCCGATTTTGACAAATCATTGTTGCATCAAGGCTCCGAAATTGATTTACATCTAACCGCGCTCATACCGGAAAATTATCTGGGTGATGTTCAACTACGCCTGCAATTCTACAAACGCATCGCCACCGCAAAAGAAACAGCGGAGCTGGATGAAATTCAGGTTGAAATGATTGACCGTTTTGGACTGCTGCCCGATCAGCTCAAAAATCTTTTTGCTCTGACTGAACTCAAATTGAAAGCCGAAAAACTGGGCATTATCAAACTAGAAGCTGGTGAAAAAGGCGGCAAATTTGAGTTTTCTGAAAGGCCACAGGTTAAACCGGAAACCATTATTCGCCTCATCCAAACCAAACCGCAGCAGTATCGCCTCGACGGCCCCACTCGACTGCGATTTACGCTGGATACCCATGAACCTAAAGAACGCATAGGCCGGGTGGAGAAACTGCTTGATGAACTATTTGATTAA
- a CDS encoding DMT family transporter codes for MSNSITWFYLVLAIFTEVAGTTAMKLSNGFARFEPSLLIFFFYALSLLFLTLSLKRLEIGFAYAIWSGLGTFLIFLVSVAFFHEPMTVLKTLSLGCIIIGVTGLKQT; via the coding sequence ATGTCTAATTCAATTACCTGGTTTTATCTAGTGCTCGCTATTTTTACCGAAGTGGCGGGCACTACTGCCATGAAATTATCTAATGGTTTTGCCCGTTTCGAACCTTCTCTTTTAATATTCTTTTTTTATGCGCTGTCGTTATTATTTTTAACGCTTTCTTTAAAGCGACTTGAGATCGGATTTGCTTATGCAATCTGGTCGGGTTTGGGCACATTCTTGATTTTTTTAGTTAGCGTCGCCTTTTTTCATGAGCCGATGACAGTGTTAAAAACACTTTCACTGGGTTGTATTATTATTGGTGTGACAGGGTTAAAACAAACATGA
- a CDS encoding DMT family transporter, with protein sequence MNLLLADSWISLGIAIVFGVLGTISMKLSNGMQKLKPSVYLTIFYTISFVALTFAMKYIELSVVYAVWSGIGTILVAVIGIFHFNESVSAKKIFFLSLIVIGIIGMHFGDYLS encoded by the coding sequence ATGAACCTTCTACTCGCAGATAGCTGGATTTCATTGGGTATTGCCATCGTATTCGGCGTGTTAGGCACTATTTCGATGAAATTATCGAATGGGATGCAAAAACTGAAGCCTTCTGTCTACCTCACTATTTTTTATACTATCTCTTTTGTGGCTTTGACCTTTGCCATGAAATATATAGAATTAAGCGTTGTCTATGCTGTCTGGTCAGGCATAGGCACAATACTGGTAGCTGTTATCGGAATTTTTCATTTCAATGAATCAGTTTCAGCTAAAAAAATTTTCTTTTTGTCATTGATTGTGATCGGCATAATAGGGATGCATTTTGGTGACTACCTCTCTTGA
- a CDS encoding glycerophosphoryl diester phosphodiesterase, translating into MTTSLEFYPPVIAHRGASAYAPENTLAAFIKAAQLGIKWVEFDVMQAASGEPIIFHDDLLDRTTDGKGEVSHYSYTYLQTLDAGRWFDSRFSGERIPTLLQTIKFLQEAKLSANVEIKAQSGHEEKLVIRVLDELAPYLHAAQPAILFSSFSLDALHFLRQHSPHCLMGLLLHEWEPDWQYVCTSLQCISVHVNHEIMTREAAQKIKSMDKILLCYTVNDPARAAELYSWGVDAVFSDIPDRIVDGNWNIPK; encoded by the coding sequence GTGACTACCTCTCTTGAATTTTATCCACCTGTGATCGCGCACCGCGGCGCAAGCGCATATGCGCCTGAAAATACCCTGGCTGCTTTTATTAAGGCAGCGCAGTTAGGAATAAAATGGGTTGAATTTGATGTGATGCAGGCCGCCTCTGGCGAGCCCATTATATTTCATGATGATTTGCTGGATCGGACGACGGACGGCAAAGGTGAGGTTAGCCATTATTCGTATACTTATCTGCAAACATTGGATGCGGGCAGATGGTTTGATTCGCGTTTTTCTGGTGAGCGTATCCCGACGCTATTGCAGACAATAAAATTTCTTCAGGAAGCTAAGTTATCAGCCAATGTGGAAATAAAAGCACAGTCGGGCCACGAAGAGAAGCTAGTGATTCGTGTTTTGGATGAATTAGCACCTTATTTGCATGCCGCGCAGCCTGCTATTTTATTTTCAAGTTTTTCACTCGATGCCTTGCATTTTTTACGTCAACATTCACCCCACTGTTTGATGGGATTGTTATTGCATGAATGGGAACCAGACTGGCAATACGTCTGTACTTCATTGCAATGTATTTCTGTGCATGTTAATCATGAAATCATGACCCGCGAAGCTGCGCAAAAAATTAAAAGCATGGATAAGATATTATTGTGCTACACCGTCAATGATCCGGCACGTGCAGCCGAATTATATAGCTGGGGTGTGGATGCGGTATTTAGCGATATACCGGATAGAATCGTGGATGGTAATTGGAACATACCTAAATAA
- a CDS encoding CvpA family protein, with protein MAANLNWVDYIILAIFFLSILAGFWRGFIREVVSLITWILAFVVAATFSHPVASAFTSSPAVQGALTQASSSADQPVSYAAIAISFALLFAGTIIVGSILGYVLNMAFQAGVLGIGNRILGGVFGFCRGFIINLVLIFLVQLTPFSQQEIWTQSSLVATYQPTVQWLDSVVSPGLADLKARFGGTVEEVGTKFQGISNSFKPDTEE; from the coding sequence ATGGCTGCAAATCTGAATTGGGTTGATTACATCATTCTTGCCATTTTTTTTCTCTCCATATTGGCTGGTTTCTGGCGAGGGTTTATCAGGGAAGTAGTGTCATTGATCACTTGGATTTTGGCCTTCGTGGTAGCGGCTACTTTTTCTCATCCCGTGGCATCCGCCTTTACCAGTTCTCCTGCTGTACAAGGTGCCCTGACACAAGCATCAAGTAGTGCAGATCAACCTGTTTCCTATGCAGCTATTGCTATTAGTTTTGCCCTTTTGTTTGCGGGTACAATCATCGTTGGCTCTATTCTGGGTTATGTGCTGAATATGGCATTCCAGGCGGGTGTGCTGGGTATAGGAAACCGCATACTAGGCGGTGTTTTTGGTTTCTGCCGTGGTTTTATTATCAATCTGGTTTTAATTTTTCTCGTACAGCTAACGCCTTTTTCTCAGCAAGAAATTTGGACACAATCCAGTCTGGTAGCCACCTATCAACCCACTGTGCAATGGCTGGATAGCGTTGTGTCACCGGGCCTTGCTGATCTTAAAGCCCGGTTTGGTGGTACCGTGGAAGAAGTAGGGACGAAATTTCAGGGTATCTCAAATAGCTTTAAACCAGATACAGAAGAATAG
- a CDS encoding bifunctional 2-methylcitrate dehydratase/aconitate hydratase produces MALHTVDVNIKPTQDTELVTIADYVSHHEVSSELAYTTARYCLMDALGCAILALQYPACTKLLGPIIPGTFVPVGTRVPGTNFMLDPILGAFNIGTLVRWLDFNDTWLAAEWGHPSDNLGAILAVADYLSRKRLAEGSEPLSVKTVFSAMIKAHEVQGILALENGFNRLGLDHVLLVKIASTAVATHLLGGTSEQIADALSQAWIDGACLRTYRHAPNTGSRKSWAAGDATSRAVRLAWMTLQGEMGYPSALTAKKWGFYDVVTRGEPLRLPRPFGSYVMENVLFKISFPAEFHAQTAVECAIKLYPLIKDKLDQIEKIVLTTQESAVRIISKSGPLHNPADRDHCLQYMVAVALLHGDLKADYYENTFAKDPRIDQLREKMIVEEDKQFSRDYLDPEKRSIANAIQIYFKDGSETDKVTVEYPIGHRKRREEGIPLLYQKFEANLLTHFSKDKVKELTALFKDQPSLENLAVNELMDMFAS; encoded by the coding sequence ATGGCATTACATACCGTTGATGTAAATATTAAACCGACTCAGGATACCGAACTTGTCACCATCGCTGACTACGTTTCGCATCACGAAGTTTCAAGTGAACTCGCCTACACTACCGCCCGTTACTGTTTAATGGATGCGCTTGGTTGTGCCATCCTTGCTCTGCAATATCCAGCATGCACCAAATTGCTGGGGCCGATTATTCCAGGCACATTTGTCCCCGTCGGCACACGTGTACCGGGTACGAATTTCATGCTGGATCCTATTCTAGGTGCCTTTAACATTGGCACGTTGGTACGTTGGTTGGATTTCAATGATACCTGGCTTGCTGCCGAATGGGGTCATCCCTCGGATAATCTTGGCGCCATCCTTGCTGTAGCCGATTATCTCAGCCGAAAGCGATTAGCGGAAGGATCAGAGCCTTTATCAGTAAAAACAGTTTTTTCAGCCATGATTAAAGCCCATGAAGTTCAGGGAATACTCGCACTCGAAAATGGCTTTAACCGGCTGGGATTGGATCACGTGCTTTTAGTTAAAATTGCTTCCACGGCTGTCGCCACCCATCTTTTAGGTGGCACATCCGAGCAGATTGCTGATGCCCTGTCACAAGCCTGGATTGATGGCGCCTGTTTGCGCACTTATAGGCACGCACCCAATACAGGCTCGCGCAAATCCTGGGCTGCTGGAGATGCAACCAGCCGTGCTGTACGGCTTGCCTGGATGACCCTGCAAGGTGAAATGGGTTATCCCAGCGCACTCACTGCAAAAAAATGGGGCTTTTATGACGTCGTAACACGCGGCGAACCACTGCGCCTTCCCAGGCCTTTTGGTTCCTATGTTATGGAAAATGTGTTATTCAAGATTTCTTTCCCGGCAGAATTCCACGCTCAGACAGCTGTTGAATGCGCAATAAAACTCTATCCGCTTATTAAAGACAAGTTGGATCAGATTGAAAAAATCGTGCTGACAACACAGGAATCAGCTGTCCGCATTATTAGCAAATCAGGACCATTACATAATCCGGCTGATCGGGATCATTGCCTGCAATATATGGTGGCAGTCGCCCTGCTGCATGGTGATCTTAAAGCCGACTATTATGAAAATACCTTTGCCAAAGACCCGCGCATTGATCAGTTGCGTGAAAAAATGATAGTTGAAGAAGATAAACAATTTTCCCGCGATTATTTGGATCCAGAAAAACGTTCCATCGCTAATGCCATTCAAATTTATTTTAAAGATGGTTCTGAGACAGATAAAGTCACGGTTGAATATCCTATTGGTCACCGCAAGCGTCGCGAAGAAGGGATACCCCTTTTGTATCAGAAATTCGAAGCAAACCTGTTAACGCATTTTTCTAAAGATAAAGTGAAGGAGCTCACGGCCCTCTTTAAGGATCAGCCTAGCTTAGAAAACCTGGCAGTGAACGAATTGATGGATATGTTTGCCAGCTAG